CTGGCGATCCGGTTCCTGTTCGGGGCCGGCGAGGCCGGCGCTCTTCCCAACTCCGCCCGGGTGCTCCGCTCGTGGTTCCCTGATGCGACGCGGGGCAAGGCCCAGGGGATCATCACCACGGCCATGATGCTGGGTGGGACGCTCGCCCCGGTGGTCAGCCAACGGCTGATCGACGGCCTTGGCTGGCGGTGGACCTTCGCCGTCTTCGGCCTGATCGGCGTCGCGTGGGCCGCCGCCTTCCTCGGCTGGTTCCGGGACGACCCTGAATCGCACCCAGCGACCAATGAAGCCGAGCGCCGACTCATCGCCGAGGGCCGCGCCGGCGACGCTTCCAAAACCCACGCCCCGATCCCCTGGCCCGTCGTCTTTCGCTCACCCGACGTCTGGCTGCTGGGTTGCGTGATGATCACGATGGCCGCGATCTACAACCTGTTGATCGCCTGGTATCCCAAATACCTCCAGGACGCCCGCGGCGTCTCGGCGGCCGATTCGGCGACCTACTCCAGCATCGTCCTGGGCGCGGGGGCCGTCGGCTGCCTCTTCGGCGGCTGGCTGACCGACCACCTGACCAGGGGGCCCGCCGGTCGACGCTGGGGGAGGACGATCCAGGCGGTGCTGGGGGCCTTGCTCGCGGCCGGATCGCTCGCCGCCAGCCTCTCGGTCGACTCGCCGTGGATCTCGACCCTCCTGATCGCGCTGGCCCTCTTCGGAATGCAGATCCAGGTCCCCGCCTGGTGGGCCGCCGCCACGGAGGTCAGCGGCCGACACGTCGGCGCGCTGTTCGGGCTCATGAACATGATTGGGAACGTCGGCGGGATCGTCTCGCCGGCCTTCCTCGGCTGGTACGTCGAATCCATGAAAGCGGCTGGGCGCGTCGGCCGCGAGCGCTGGGATCCGGGCTTCTGGATTTACGTCGGCGTGGCGCTCGTCGGCATGCTACTCTGGGCGGCGATCGACCCGCGACGGGTCGTCGAGCAGATCGACGAGTCGAAACCGCAGGGCGATCTGGACCTCGCCTGAACCTGCCTGCCTCACGGATCAATCAAGAGACGACGCCATGACGAGAACACGGGCCGCGCAAACGCTGCGAATCCTCATGGGCGTCTTTTTGGCCGCGGCCGTCGCCGAAGCTCGCGCGGAGGCCACGCGGCCGAATT
This genomic window from Paludisphaera rhizosphaerae contains:
- a CDS encoding MFS transporter, translated to MEAPSRVRYGVLAFLAAMTFVLYLDRVCIGQAAPAIQRDLGIDDTRMGLVFSAFSLAYVLFEVPTGRWGDRYGSRGVLTRIVVWWSVFTAMTGMAGGFAALLAIRFLFGAGEAGALPNSARVLRSWFPDATRGKAQGIITTAMMLGGTLAPVVSQRLIDGLGWRWTFAVFGLIGVAWAAAFLGWFRDDPESHPATNEAERRLIAEGRAGDASKTHAPIPWPVVFRSPDVWLLGCVMITMAAIYNLLIAWYPKYLQDARGVSAADSATYSSIVLGAGAVGCLFGGWLTDHLTRGPAGRRWGRTIQAVLGALLAAGSLAASLSVDSPWISTLLIALALFGMQIQVPAWWAAATEVSGRHVGALFGLMNMIGNVGGIVSPAFLGWYVESMKAAGRVGRERWDPGFWIYVGVALVGMLLWAAIDPRRVVEQIDESKPQGDLDLA